The following proteins are co-located in the Palaemon carinicauda isolate YSFRI2023 chromosome 30, ASM3689809v2, whole genome shotgun sequence genome:
- the LOC137623599 gene encoding flagellar attachment zone protein 1-like → MFAGDEDVPEMEAVSSDNLNLLDGTELKTDYLEGTTLVENLEEENSKLHGQLSELRRLVDEMNAEKESREKLKTQLETENQNLPFDLAEKDLQMNEQIKLLEILKIENEELERVQNVKTEQLNELRNEIDELKMEKEKLKIEKESEYRKLENECNKKDLQMAEQEKLLITLKAENEEMKIMQNEKTDLLN, encoded by the coding sequence ATGTTTGCTGGTGATGAAGATGTTCCAGAAATGGAAGCTGTTAGCAGCGATAATTTAAACCTATTGGATGGAACGGAACTCAAAACTGATTATCTGGAAGGAACCACTCTGGTGGAAAATCTTGAGGAGGAAAACAGCAAGTTGCACGGACAGCTAAGTGAATTGAGAAGATTAGTAGATGAAATGAATGCAGAGAAAGAGTCTCGAGAAAAATTGAAAACTCAGTTAGAGACAGAGAATCAAAATCTGCCATTTGATTTGGCCGAAAAAGACCTTCAAATGAACGAACAGATCAAGTTACTGGAAATTCttaaaatagaaaatgaagaatTGGAAAGAGTACAAAATGTGAAAACGGAacaactaaatgaattgagaaaTGAAATTGATGAATTGAAAATGGAGAAAGAAAAGCTGAAAATTGAGAAGGAGTCTGAATATAGAAAACTGGAAAACGAATGCAACAAAAAAGATCTTCAGATGGCAGAACAGGAGAAGTTACTCATAACTCTAAAagctgaaaatgaagagatgaaaaTAATGCAAAATGAGAAAACGGATCTATTAAATTAA
- the LOC137623600 gene encoding dnaJ homolog subfamily C member 7-like — protein MDIVLDCCKAIEKGVEGWKAYLLRGRCLLKLCLYDAALKDFETVKIKKSETNFKIIEDTQALQKQWEEKGHYEVLDVEQTATKAEIMKSFKGLSMMFYPDRHRDKPDFIQNAFEEKYKKVVNAKLVLVNEQNRKEYDEELRQNCSQQNEDGQWGECNAWERNGRWRYHQEPPRQGQGHWNQGRQNYHEKPEWEQRRQRNGHQYYC, from the coding sequence ATGGACATTGTACTGGACTGTTGCAAGGCCATTGAGAAAGGCGTTGAAGGGTGGAAAGCGTACTTGTTAAGAGGAAGGTGCCTTCTCAAACTTTGCCTTTACGACGCTGCCCTAAAGGACTTCGAAACAGTAAAAATTAAGAAATCAGAAACTAATTTCAAAATCATAGAAGATACTCAGGCACTACAGAAGCAGTGGGAGGAAAAGGGACATTATGAGGTTTTGGATGTGGAACAAACAGCCACAAAGGCAGAAATTATGAAATCCTTCAAAGGCTTGTCCATGATGTTCTACCCTGACAGACATCGGGACAAACCGGACTTTATACAGAACGCATTCGAGGAAAAGTACAAAAAAGTCGTCAATGCTAAACTTGTTCTGGTCAACGAACAAAACCGAAAAGAGTATGATGAGGAACTTCGCCAAAATTGCTCACAGCAGAACGAAGACGGGCAGTGGGGAGAATGCAATGCCTGGGAAAGGAATGGTCGTTGGAGGTATCACCAGGAACCTCCAAGGCAGGGTCAAGGACACTGGAACCAAGGTCGCCAGAACTACCATGAAAAACCTGAATGGGAACAGCGTCGGCAGAGGAATGGCCACCAATACTATTGTTAA